One stretch of Brevibacillus laterosporus DNA includes these proteins:
- the dprA gene encoding DNA-protecting protein DprA produces MKELEERDWIYTLSRCSGVGRKTLWAIYEEKGSFEPPYNLQWLGKRGVGSFTTITARQVYEDQLERQRKGIQFITYWDQEYPDYLREIPDPPILLYYRGNLELLRKISIGVVGTRNPSTYGRDVCKMLVGSLAKSGMVIVSGVAKGIDTIAHQTALHLQVETIGVLGNGLDRIYPAQNRLLYTQIAQHGLLLSEYSEGMAPRTGFFPERNRIISGLCWGTLVVEAAAKSGSLITARCALEQNREVFTVPGSIFSKGSAGTHYLMKEGAKLVSSLEDIIEELPHHLQASLKKKCINTEIIQLSAGEKALLACMQENSLHIDEMMLRIPRDWRKDFHAILLLLVGKGLLEEEAGQFYRRRESAEGKY; encoded by the coding sequence ATGAAGGAACTAGAGGAACGTGATTGGATTTATACTTTGAGTAGATGTAGTGGTGTTGGAAGAAAAACATTATGGGCTATCTATGAAGAAAAGGGAAGCTTTGAGCCTCCTTATAACCTACAATGGCTAGGGAAGAGAGGCGTGGGCAGCTTTACTACAATTACTGCGAGACAGGTATACGAGGATCAATTAGAGAGGCAACGAAAGGGAATCCAATTCATCACCTATTGGGATCAAGAGTACCCAGATTATTTACGTGAGATACCTGATCCTCCCATTCTTTTATATTATCGGGGTAATTTGGAATTGTTACGGAAAATATCAATCGGTGTTGTGGGAACACGAAATCCTTCTACATATGGTCGTGATGTTTGCAAAATGTTGGTAGGTAGTCTAGCTAAATCGGGTATGGTCATCGTATCGGGAGTTGCTAAAGGCATTGATACCATTGCTCATCAGACAGCCCTCCATCTTCAGGTGGAAACTATTGGTGTGCTGGGAAATGGGCTAGATCGGATTTATCCTGCCCAAAATAGGTTATTATATACCCAAATAGCACAGCATGGACTACTTCTATCTGAATATTCAGAGGGAATGGCTCCAAGGACTGGTTTTTTTCCTGAACGTAATCGGATTATTAGTGGACTCTGTTGGGGAACACTTGTTGTGGAGGCAGCGGCGAAAAGCGGATCGCTCATTACTGCTCGTTGTGCCTTAGAACAAAATAGAGAGGTATTTACGGTGCCTGGTTCCATTTTTTCTAAAGGAAGTGCAGGCACGCATTACTTAATGAAAGAGGGAGCAAAACTAGTAAGCTCGTTAGAAGACATCATCGAAGAACTACCCCATCACCTACAAGCTAGTTTGAAAAAGAAATGTATAAATACAGAGATAATACAACTGTCAGCAGGTGAGAAAGCTCTCTTAGCATGTATGCAAGAGAATAGTCTTCATATAGATGAAATGATGCTCAGAATACCTAGAGATTGGCGTAAAGATTTTCATGCTATTTTACTTTTATTGGTAGGGAAAGGCTTGCTTGAAGAAGAAGCTGGACAATTTTATAGAAGAAGAGAAAGTGCAGAAGGAAAATATTAG
- the sucD gene encoding succinate--CoA ligase subunit alpha, producing MSILINKNTKVITQGITGSTALFHTRGAVEYGTQMVGGVRAGKGGQEVDGIPIFDTVIEAVEKTGATVSVIYVPPAGAADAIMEAVDANLDLVICITEGIPVLDMVKVKRYMEGKKTRLIGPNCPGVITPGECKIGIMPGYIHTPGKVGIVSRSGTLTYEAVHQTTTRGMGQSTAVGIGGDPVNGTNFIDVLKLFNEDPDTEAVIMIGEIGGTAEEEAAEWIAANMKKPVVGFIGGQTAPPGKRMGHAGAIISGGKGTAAEKIAKLEECGVRVAKTPAVIGETLVEFLTEKGMLDKIMSR from the coding sequence ATGAGTATTTTAATTAATAAAAATACCAAAGTGATTACACAAGGGATTACAGGCTCTACAGCTTTGTTCCATACCCGCGGTGCAGTTGAATACGGTACACAGATGGTAGGCGGCGTACGCGCAGGAAAAGGCGGACAAGAAGTAGATGGGATTCCTATTTTTGATACTGTTATAGAAGCTGTAGAAAAAACGGGTGCAACCGTCTCTGTGATTTATGTACCGCCAGCAGGTGCAGCAGATGCCATCATGGAAGCCGTAGATGCCAATCTTGATTTGGTTATTTGCATCACGGAAGGTATTCCTGTTCTTGATATGGTTAAAGTGAAACGTTACATGGAAGGCAAAAAGACTCGTTTAATTGGTCCAAACTGCCCAGGGGTAATTACTCCAGGTGAATGTAAAATTGGAATTATGCCAGGTTACATTCATACACCAGGTAAAGTGGGTATCGTGTCCCGCTCTGGTACGTTGACCTATGAAGCAGTACACCAAACAACAACACGCGGTATGGGTCAATCCACAGCGGTTGGTATTGGTGGCGATCCAGTTAACGGAACCAACTTTATCGATGTATTGAAATTATTTAATGAAGACCCTGATACAGAAGCAGTTATTATGATTGGGGAAATCGGCGGTACAGCAGAAGAGGAAGCGGCTGAATGGATTGCGGCTAATATGAAAAAGCCGGTAGTAGGATTCATTGGTGGTCAAACAGCTCCTCCAGGTAAACGTATGGGTCATGCGGGTGCGATTATCTCAGGTGGTAAGGGAACAGCCGCTGAGAAAATTGCTAAACTAGAAGAATGTGGCGTACGTGTTGCTAAAACGCCTGCTGTTATTGGAGAAACATTAGTAGAATTCCTGACAGAAAAAGGAATGCTAGACAAAATAATGAGTAGATAA
- a CDS encoding ADP-forming succinate--CoA ligase subunit beta, which yields MNIHEYQGKQILKQYGVKVPEGRVAFSVDEAVKAAEELGTQVVVVKAQIHAGGRGKAGGVKVAKNLDEVRTYANEILGKVLVTHQTGPEGKEVKRLLIEQGCDIKKEYYVGVVVDRATNRVVLMASEEGGTEIEEVAAKSPEKIFKEVVDPVTGLLPFQARRLAFAINIPAELVNKAAGFMMSLYQAFVDKDCSIAEINPLVVTGDGEVMALDAKLNFDSNALYRHSDVLELRDLEEEDEKEIQASKYDLSYIALDGNIGCMVNGAGLAMATMDIIKFYGGDPANFLDVGGGATEEKVTEAFKIILSDPKVKGIFINIFGGIMKCDIIASGVVAAAKQVSLDKPLVVRLEGTNVDLGKQILKDSGLDIVAADSMADGAEKIVALVK from the coding sequence ATGAACATTCATGAGTATCAAGGAAAACAGATACTAAAACAATACGGAGTAAAGGTACCGGAAGGTCGAGTAGCTTTTTCCGTAGATGAAGCTGTGAAAGCAGCAGAAGAGCTTGGCACCCAGGTCGTAGTGGTAAAAGCCCAAATCCATGCTGGTGGTCGCGGAAAAGCTGGTGGGGTTAAAGTCGCTAAGAACCTAGATGAAGTCCGTACATACGCGAACGAAATTCTTGGTAAAGTGCTTGTTACTCACCAAACAGGTCCAGAAGGCAAAGAAGTAAAGCGCTTACTAATTGAACAAGGCTGTGACATTAAGAAAGAATATTATGTAGGGGTTGTAGTTGATCGTGCCACCAACCGTGTTGTCCTGATGGCATCAGAAGAGGGTGGTACTGAGATCGAAGAGGTAGCAGCTAAATCACCTGAGAAGATCTTTAAAGAAGTGGTTGATCCTGTTACAGGTTTACTACCATTCCAGGCTCGCCGCTTGGCTTTTGCGATCAATATTCCTGCTGAGTTAGTAAATAAAGCTGCTGGTTTCATGATGAGCTTATATCAAGCATTCGTTGATAAAGATTGTTCCATTGCTGAGATCAATCCGCTTGTTGTCACTGGCGACGGCGAGGTGATGGCTTTGGATGCTAAATTAAACTTTGATAGCAATGCCCTCTATCGTCATTCTGATGTATTGGAATTACGTGACTTAGAAGAAGAAGACGAAAAAGAGATTCAAGCTTCTAAATATGATCTATCCTACATTGCCCTAGACGGTAACATCGGTTGCATGGTAAATGGTGCAGGTCTAGCGATGGCAACTATGGATATTATCAAATTCTATGGGGGAGACCCGGCGAACTTCCTAGATGTTGGGGGCGGTGCGACAGAAGAGAAAGTAACAGAAGCTTTCAAAATCATTCTGTCAGATCCTAAGGTAAAAGGTATTTTCATCAATATCTTTGGTGGTATTATGAAATGCGACATTATCGCGAGCGGTGTAGTAGCAGCAGCGAAACAAGTAAGTTTGGACAAGCCTCTAGTTGTTCGTCTGGAAGGTACAAACGTTGACCTTGGTAAACAAATTCTGAAAGATTCAGGATTAGATATCGTTGCAGCTGATTCCATGGCTGATGGGGCCGAGAAAATCGTTGCTCTCGTAAAGTAG
- a CDS encoding ATP-binding protein, with amino-acid sequence MKSLCTFLAEIHRVSESEILFDFFHDRLPSKHPVLLKRLLVLPRVYFDFLIEKGVMQVRGVGTYQTAYRNSVAVGMNMKSLGSTVLFDICFSKETYQLWQKMDAVIEDISLPADLFEDYVYRLGALSRFRHLGRLDDPVIATKLGENDMIEFKQDFLNSKQAIVKAIVAFSNSNNGNLFLGISDDSKIVGVNDELAHYGDPDKYLLAITQYIQDKTTPILHPFPKISLREVEGKFVVSIFVEVGTELMCGLDKNNEKYVSIRTNNRSFIVRDPHQIGEIYVKRKLGSDISRRLGLL; translated from the coding sequence ATGAAATCCTTATGTACTTTTCTTGCAGAGATCCATCGTGTCTCTGAGAGCGAGATTTTATTTGATTTTTTCCATGATCGACTTCCTTCTAAACATCCAGTGCTGCTGAAACGCTTACTTGTTTTACCTCGTGTGTATTTTGACTTCCTTATTGAAAAAGGGGTCATGCAGGTAAGGGGAGTGGGTACTTATCAGACAGCTTACCGTAACAGTGTTGCAGTTGGGATGAACATGAAGTCGTTAGGGAGCACAGTACTCTTTGATATATGTTTTTCTAAAGAAACCTATCAGTTATGGCAGAAGATGGATGCTGTCATTGAAGATATCTCATTACCAGCTGATCTGTTTGAAGATTATGTGTATCGATTAGGGGCATTAAGTCGCTTTCGCCATCTCGGCAGACTGGATGACCCTGTTATAGCTACTAAGCTGGGTGAGAACGATATGATTGAATTTAAGCAGGACTTCTTGAATTCAAAGCAAGCGATCGTCAAAGCGATTGTTGCCTTTTCTAATAGTAATAATGGTAATTTATTTTTAGGTATTAGCGATGATTCAAAAATTGTGGGCGTGAATGATGAACTTGCTCATTACGGTGATCCCGATAAGTATTTACTTGCCATCACTCAGTATATTCAAGATAAGACCACGCCGATTCTGCATCCATTTCCAAAGATATCCTTACGGGAAGTAGAGGGGAAGTTTGTAGTTAGTATATTTGTGGAAGTTGGGACTGAATTGATGTGCGGACTTGATAAAAATAATGAAAAATATGTCTCGATTCGAACGAACAATCGCTCTTTTATTGTGAGAGATCCCCATCAAATTGGAGAAATTTACGTAAAACGAAAATTGGGGAGCGATATTAGCCGTCGTCTGGGACTACTGTAG
- a CDS encoding cell surface protein produces MKKKSGIQLLVAGTMILSTVVVPQVILAKTVAVKPVQTNTAFTQGTGYQAGTYDYQSAQPSTYNWTRQSRYNVVPNPVEKWSITSGKSITASPVVTGNGTVYVASNGGELYAYQNGRINWKTQLKGNLSSTVIGKGGTIYTGSSEHTLFAVYPSGVKKWEKRTVGEVTTSPALGSDGTIYVGTGDGKLQAFNENGSEKWTFSATAPVTTAPIISKDQMVYVGSSDGKLFAVQAASGKTKWTLTMDAPMKQSPVIGNDGTLYLGTEAGTIYAVGSNGKVKWSISVGKKVTSSPAIDANGTLYVGTDSGMFFALDSKNGKQKWTFNGGHQIDSAPIIGANGVIYMVTGNGMLRALDQKGNRIWEYSMKDNTVSSPAIGADGTIYLVSQNGRVTAVGK; encoded by the coding sequence ATGAAAAAGAAGAGCGGAATACAACTGTTAGTAGCAGGAACCATGATTTTATCGACAGTGGTAGTACCACAGGTTATTTTGGCTAAGACTGTTGCAGTAAAGCCAGTTCAAACAAATACAGCTTTTACTCAAGGAACTGGTTATCAAGCTGGAACCTATGATTATCAATCAGCACAACCTTCTACATATAACTGGACGCGCCAATCACGTTATAATGTGGTTCCTAATCCAGTAGAAAAATGGTCTATTACATCAGGAAAATCTATTACTGCCTCTCCTGTAGTTACTGGTAATGGTACAGTATATGTAGCCTCAAATGGGGGAGAATTGTATGCTTACCAAAATGGTCGTATTAACTGGAAAACTCAGTTAAAGGGCAATTTGTCTAGCACTGTAATTGGTAAAGGCGGAACGATTTATACAGGGTCATCTGAACATACATTGTTTGCTGTTTATCCAAGTGGCGTGAAAAAGTGGGAGAAACGTACAGTCGGTGAAGTAACAACGTCACCAGCACTTGGCTCAGATGGAACGATCTATGTAGGAACTGGCGATGGTAAATTACAAGCATTTAACGAAAATGGATCAGAAAAATGGACATTTAGTGCTACAGCACCAGTAACTACAGCACCAATCATCTCCAAAGATCAAATGGTATATGTAGGAAGCTCCGACGGTAAATTGTTTGCTGTCCAAGCGGCATCAGGAAAAACGAAATGGACGCTGACAATGGATGCTCCGATGAAACAATCCCCAGTGATCGGGAATGATGGTACTCTGTATCTAGGTACAGAAGCTGGAACAATCTATGCCGTTGGATCAAATGGAAAAGTAAAATGGTCCATTTCTGTTGGAAAAAAAGTAACCTCGTCACCAGCGATTGATGCAAACGGAACGCTTTATGTTGGAACGGATAGTGGTATGTTTTTTGCTTTAGATTCTAAAAACGGAAAACAAAAATGGACCTTCAATGGTGGACATCAAATCGATTCAGCTCCGATCATTGGTGCCAATGGTGTTATTTACATGGTAACAGGAAACGGTATGTTGCGCGCACTTGACCAAAAAGGAAATCGTATCTGGGAATATAGCATGAAAGATAATACAGTCTCATCACCTGCTATAGGCGCGGACGGTACTATTTATCTTGTATCTCAAAATGGACGTGTGACAGCAGTTGGTAAGTAA
- a CDS encoding ABC transporter ATP-binding protein, whose protein sequence is MNILTADHIRKSFGEKVLFEPLSFHIAENQRIGLIGVNGTGKSTLLKILAGIEEADQGEILHSNHFRVEYLPQNPEFDGDSTVLEQVFYGDTPLMRALREYEVSLEELQQDQENDHKLQRLLRAQQQMDATNAWDANTKAKTVLTKLGITQFAQKVGELSGGQRKRVAMARALIQPADLLILDEPTNHIDNETVEWLEEYLASFRGALLLVTHDRYFLDRVTNRIFELDNGKLYSYEGNYAAFLEKKAEREENETAQESKRQNLLRRELAWLRRGAKARTTKQKARVQRAEELRDKKTDGPQAKLDIALGASRLGKKVIEAENVSKAFGERTLLTDFSYIVVPGDRIGIIGPNGSGKSTLLNMLAGRLQPDSGTIETGETVKLAFYTQENVEMDGNLRAIEYIKEVAEQIKTADGFTLSASQMLERFLFTPNQQWTYISKLSGGERRRLYLLRTLMGEPNVLFLDEPTNDLDIQTLSILEDYLDHFPGAVITVSHDRYFLDRTVEHLFAFEGQGEIRHYMGNYSEYLEESKQEKALAEKTEKGRADEQKSDQSTAQATRGANRTKKLSYKDQRDWDEIENRIASLEAKLSEVKNQVANAGSNLDRVQELFAEEQAIASQLEQAMERWTELSIMVEELEETNKKG, encoded by the coding sequence TTGAATATACTAACAGCGGATCATATTAGAAAAAGTTTTGGAGAAAAGGTCTTGTTTGAACCCCTCTCCTTTCATATTGCAGAGAATCAGCGAATTGGTTTGATTGGTGTAAATGGTACAGGTAAGTCTACCTTGCTAAAAATATTAGCTGGTATAGAAGAAGCTGATCAGGGAGAAATCCTTCATTCCAATCATTTTCGAGTAGAATATTTGCCTCAGAACCCAGAATTTGATGGAGATTCAACTGTCTTAGAGCAAGTATTTTACGGGGATACTCCACTAATGCGTGCTTTGCGTGAATATGAGGTTTCTCTGGAGGAATTGCAACAAGATCAGGAGAATGATCACAAACTCCAACGGTTATTGCGTGCTCAGCAACAAATGGATGCAACTAATGCGTGGGATGCAAATACCAAAGCCAAAACGGTGCTCACCAAATTGGGTATTACTCAATTTGCACAAAAAGTGGGGGAACTTTCTGGTGGACAACGCAAACGTGTAGCGATGGCGCGTGCGTTAATTCAACCTGCGGATTTGTTAATTCTAGATGAGCCAACCAACCATATTGACAATGAGACAGTCGAGTGGCTGGAAGAGTACCTCGCTTCATTTAGAGGTGCATTGCTATTAGTAACGCATGATCGTTATTTCCTTGATCGAGTAACGAATCGAATTTTTGAATTGGATAATGGCAAGCTGTATAGCTATGAAGGCAACTATGCTGCATTTTTAGAAAAGAAGGCAGAACGAGAAGAGAATGAAACGGCTCAAGAAAGCAAACGACAAAATCTCTTGCGCAGAGAGCTAGCGTGGTTGAGAAGAGGCGCTAAAGCGAGAACCACTAAACAAAAAGCACGGGTGCAACGAGCGGAAGAATTACGCGACAAGAAGACGGATGGACCACAGGCAAAGCTTGATATCGCTTTGGGTGCAAGTCGTCTTGGTAAGAAGGTAATTGAAGCCGAAAATGTCTCTAAAGCGTTTGGTGAACGTACATTACTTACAGATTTTAGCTATATTGTGGTACCGGGTGATCGGATTGGGATCATTGGACCTAATGGTAGCGGAAAATCAACTCTGTTGAACATGCTTGCAGGGCGTTTACAACCTGATAGCGGAACGATTGAAACAGGTGAAACGGTTAAGCTTGCTTTCTACACGCAAGAAAATGTAGAAATGGACGGAAATTTACGAGCTATTGAATACATTAAAGAAGTGGCAGAACAAATCAAAACAGCTGATGGATTCACCCTGTCCGCTTCGCAGATGTTGGAACGATTTTTATTTACTCCCAATCAGCAATGGACGTATATTTCTAAACTATCTGGTGGGGAGCGTCGTCGTCTTTATTTGCTACGCACGCTGATGGGAGAACCAAATGTTCTGTTCCTCGATGAGCCGACGAATGATCTAGATATACAAACGCTTAGTATTCTAGAAGACTATCTAGATCACTTCCCAGGAGCTGTTATTACTGTCTCTCATGATCGTTATTTCCTAGATCGGACGGTTGAGCATCTGTTTGCTTTTGAAGGGCAAGGGGAAATTCGTCACTACATGGGAAATTACTCCGAGTACTTGGAAGAGAGTAAACAAGAAAAAGCCTTAGCCGAAAAAACAGAAAAAGGAAGAGCTGATGAGCAAAAATCAGATCAATCAACTGCTCAGGCTACTCGAGGGGCCAATCGAACCAAAAAATTATCCTATAAAGACCAACGAGATTGGGATGAAATAGAGAATCGTATTGCGAGTTTGGAAGCAAAGCTCTCAGAAGTGAAAAATCAGGTCGCAAATGCAGGCAGTAATTTAGATCGAGTGCAAGAACTGTTTGCAGAAGAGCAAGCGATAGCCAGTCAATTGGAACAAGCAATGGAGCGTTGGACGGAGCTATCTATTATGGTAGAAGAATTAGAGGAAACCAATAAAAAAGGATAG
- a CDS encoding ATP-binding protein: MYAKIYSATIHGIDGMLVTVEVDISNGLPHFEVVGLGGSAIKEARDRVRAALKNAGFDFPMQRITVNLAPADVRKEGSAFDLAIAFGILLASKQIEMTSATPLILGELALDGSLRPIPGVLPMLLEAHQRGFSKAILPTANRVEAELVPLEIMSVPHLRTAVEASKGNEWVQPIDSTLVNSDYFHSNSIKPLASENSPFDVIPSYDFADVMGQKFVKRGLEVAAAGFHNVMLVGPPGSGKTLLANCFPSIMPKMTQEESFEVTKIYSIAGFTTRQGLIAARPLRAPHHTITQAALAGGGAQVPRPGECSLAHGGILFLDEMPEFSRGVLEVLRQPLENGQITIGRAKQAYMYPARFLLIGSMNPCPCGYYGSKDQTICRCSPLQVLKYRSKISGPLLDRIDIHLEVPRVSVEHLTKREEEENSASILTRVEVARQIQHDRYHQNKRFSFNSSMTGQELRTYCSLDQGGQELMSIAFDKLGLSARGYDRIVKVARTIADLDASKHIKATHVAEAIQYRSLDKAIF; this comes from the coding sequence ATGTACGCCAAAATTTATTCAGCGACCATTCATGGAATAGATGGCATGCTAGTAACTGTAGAAGTGGATATTTCTAATGGATTGCCACATTTTGAAGTGGTGGGTTTAGGTGGTAGCGCTATTAAAGAAGCCCGAGATCGCGTCCGAGCCGCCTTAAAAAATGCCGGATTCGACTTCCCTATGCAGCGCATTACCGTTAATTTAGCCCCTGCTGATGTGCGCAAAGAAGGGTCAGCCTTTGACTTAGCCATTGCCTTTGGAATTTTACTTGCATCCAAACAAATTGAAATGACATCGGCCACTCCACTCATTCTCGGTGAACTAGCGCTGGATGGTAGCTTACGCCCTATTCCAGGTGTCTTACCCATGCTACTCGAAGCTCATCAAAGAGGATTTAGCAAAGCAATATTACCCACTGCCAATCGAGTAGAAGCAGAGCTAGTTCCCTTAGAAATCATGTCTGTACCACATTTAAGAACAGCTGTGGAGGCTAGTAAAGGCAACGAATGGGTTCAACCAATAGATTCTACTCTGGTTAATTCTGACTATTTTCATTCTAACTCAATTAAACCACTTGCAAGCGAAAATAGTCCCTTTGATGTGATTCCTTCATACGATTTTGCTGATGTTATGGGGCAGAAGTTCGTGAAAAGAGGGCTGGAAGTTGCAGCAGCTGGTTTTCATAATGTAATGCTAGTTGGTCCGCCTGGCTCTGGAAAAACCTTATTAGCCAACTGCTTCCCATCCATCATGCCTAAAATGACGCAGGAGGAATCCTTTGAAGTAACCAAAATTTACAGCATTGCGGGCTTTACAACTCGTCAAGGACTCATTGCAGCTCGTCCCCTGCGTGCACCACATCATACGATTACCCAAGCCGCTCTTGCAGGTGGAGGAGCCCAAGTCCCTCGTCCAGGTGAGTGCAGTCTGGCCCACGGTGGAATTCTTTTTCTTGATGAAATGCCTGAATTTTCTCGAGGAGTTCTTGAAGTGTTGCGACAACCTCTGGAAAATGGTCAAATTACCATCGGTAGGGCCAAACAAGCGTATATGTATCCAGCTCGTTTCTTATTAATTGGGTCTATGAATCCTTGTCCATGTGGGTATTATGGTTCCAAAGATCAAACTATCTGTCGGTGCTCTCCCTTACAAGTATTAAAATATCGTTCCAAAATCTCTGGTCCTTTGTTAGATCGCATTGATATTCATTTGGAGGTTCCTCGCGTTTCCGTGGAACATCTAACCAAACGAGAGGAGGAGGAAAACTCAGCTTCAATCCTCACACGTGTGGAAGTAGCTCGCCAAATTCAACATGATCGTTATCATCAAAACAAACGTTTTTCTTTTAACAGCTCTATGACTGGACAAGAATTGCGAACATATTGCTCTCTTGATCAAGGCGGACAAGAATTAATGAGCATTGCTTTCGACAAATTAGGGTTGAGTGCTCGTGGATATGATCGAATTGTAAAAGTCGCTCGTACCATTGCTGATCTGGATGCTTCTAAGCATATCAAAGCTACACATGTAGCAGAAGCTATCCAATATCGTTCACTTGATAAGGCGATTTTTTAG
- a CDS encoding AbrB/MazE/SpoVT family DNA-binding domain-containing protein — MKSTGIVRKVDELGRIVLPIELRRTLNIEIKDPMEIYVDGERVILKKYLPSCIFCGNADQITHFKGKIICHDCLNDMPVSTKE; from the coding sequence ATGAAATCAACAGGTATTGTAAGAAAAGTGGATGAACTAGGACGTATCGTTCTTCCTATTGAATTGAGACGCACGCTAAACATTGAAATTAAAGATCCTATGGAGATCTATGTAGATGGAGAACGCGTAATCTTGAAAAAATACTTGCCATCTTGTATTTTCTGTGGAAACGCAGACCAAATTACTCACTTCAAAGGTAAAATCATTTGCCATGATTGCTTGAATGATATGCCTGTTAGCACGAAAGAATAA
- a CDS encoding YraN family protein, producing MTARRKMIGQIGEERASNYLKSLGYRIIGRNVRLSQGEIDIVAMEGQTVVFIEVRSRTGSREVIPKYGSPVESITPRKQQKLRQLALAYLQSHNQSYDAFRIDAIAVWICPDLSQTEVGLEHYKHI from the coding sequence ATGACAGCCCGACGAAAAATGATTGGTCAAATCGGAGAAGAAAGGGCAAGCAACTACCTGAAAAGCTTGGGGTATCGTATTATTGGTCGTAATGTTCGGCTATCTCAAGGAGAGATTGATATTGTGGCCATGGAAGGGCAGACAGTTGTGTTTATTGAGGTTCGGAGTCGCACAGGTTCAAGAGAGGTTATCCCGAAGTATGGGAGCCCTGTTGAATCGATAACTCCACGCAAGCAGCAGAAATTACGACAGCTAGCACTAGCCTACCTTCAAAGCCATAATCAGTCCTATGATGCATTTCGGATAGATGCCATTGCAGTATGGATTTGCCCCGATCTTTCACAAACGGAAGTAGGTCTAGAGCATTATAAGCATATTTAG
- a CDS encoding EscU/YscU/HrcU family type III secretion system export apparatus switch protein produces MEESGGHKSSQPSTFNNAFQENSVPRLKKVVALRYKEDQDEAPRLVAKGGGYIAENILQKAKEHNIPVQEDPSLLEVLSKLDLQQQIPPKLYQVVAEILAFVYRLDKKEWNQ; encoded by the coding sequence ATGGAGGAGTCTGGTGGGCATAAATCTTCTCAACCATCTACTTTTAACAACGCCTTTCAAGAAAACTCGGTACCACGATTAAAAAAAGTGGTAGCGTTGCGATATAAGGAAGATCAGGATGAGGCCCCGCGTTTAGTAGCTAAAGGGGGCGGTTATATTGCTGAGAACATCCTACAGAAGGCAAAAGAACATAACATTCCTGTTCAAGAGGACCCTTCGTTATTAGAGGTTTTGTCTAAATTAGATTTACAACAGCAAATTCCCCCTAAATTATACCAGGTAGTAGCAGAAATTCTTGCATTTGTTTATCGGTTAGATAAGAAAGAATGGAACCAATGA
- a CDS encoding ribonuclease HII, which translates to MNIAEMSIQKIRDWVEGTDQLSAEQRLELSKDQRKGVQAIWRRFIAQENHLKKQQALWEIMTETEKLYWAQGNEYIVGIDEVGRGPLAGPVVASAVCLPATFYLPGLNDSKKVSASMREAYYEVIMQEATAVGIGIISAERIDEINILEATREAMYVAIRETGITPELCLIDAVHLPRLATPQVSIIGGDGKSVSIAAASIVAKVTRDRLMKAYAEEYPAYGFEQNAGYGTAEHLQALRTYGPSPLHRKTFGGVKELITG; encoded by the coding sequence ATGAACATAGCAGAAATGTCGATACAGAAGATAAGAGACTGGGTAGAAGGAACAGACCAATTGTCTGCAGAGCAACGTTTGGAGCTCTCTAAAGACCAGCGAAAAGGTGTACAAGCAATTTGGCGCAGATTTATCGCTCAGGAAAACCATCTGAAAAAGCAACAAGCCCTATGGGAAATCATGACTGAAACAGAGAAGCTGTACTGGGCACAAGGGAATGAATACATAGTAGGTATCGATGAAGTAGGACGAGGACCACTAGCAGGTCCGGTTGTTGCTTCAGCAGTATGTTTACCAGCTACATTTTATCTACCAGGATTAAATGATTCCAAAAAAGTAAGTGCCTCTATGCGAGAAGCTTACTATGAAGTAATTATGCAAGAAGCAACTGCTGTAGGCATTGGGATTATTTCTGCTGAGCGCATTGATGAAATAAATATCTTGGAAGCAACACGCGAAGCAATGTATGTAGCGATTAGAGAGACAGGAATAACCCCAGAGTTATGTTTAATCGATGCTGTACATTTACCGCGTTTAGCAACGCCACAAGTCTCGATTATTGGTGGTGACGGCAAGAGTGTCTCCATTGCGGCCGCGTCAATCGTGGCAAAAGTGACGCGTGACCGGCTTATGAAAGCGTATGCTGAGGAGTATCCGGCTTATGGCTTTGAACAAAATGCTGGTTATGGCACAGCAGAGCACCTACAAGCATTACGTACGTACGGTCCTTCACCATTGCACCGCAAGACATTTGGAGGCGTAAAGGAGCTTATTACTGGATAG